GCTATGACTCAGCAcgaagctgaaggaaaaaggtCCCATGGCACGCAGTGCTACAGAAAAGCTCTGCAtgctctccagctgcagggatgggctcAGCAGCgtgcctctgctctgcctccacccacagcttccctgcctgccctgccagAGACCTGTGAGCAGTTGGGCTGTGGCTGCAATGGGAGGCACTGTGGGGCCGGCCAGCAGCAGTACCTTGTCCCGACGGATAAGCAAGGAGGACTTGGAGCCCAGTGTGGAGAGGATCCCCGCGATCTCCACTGCAATGTACCCTGCACCAACGACCACGCTGCGCCTGCAGAGAAGCAAGAATGCCACGTGTACATATTGGGAGCCTGACAAGCACCAGAAGCCTGGCAGCTTCTCCTGGGCCCAAACCAAGTAGTTCATCTTGGGTGCCACCACAGCGGGAGCCCTGCAGAACAGCCTATGGCACCTCCCAGGGCAGGGCTGAGAACAGCAAGGTGATCAGCCAGAGCCACTCAGAAGCCACCAAGCTCTGGGATTCACCTCTCCACTGCATCACCGGGATGGGAGATATCCCACTGTACCTGGGAAGTTCCTCCAGGTCAAAGAATCCATCGCTGGTTATACCGAGGCTGGCACCTGCAAAGCAACAGGTTGATTTTAGCATGGATAACAGCAGGAAGCTTCCTGCCGCCGCGTGACTTGCCCCCTGCTTGCTCTATGCGGGTTCTCACCGGGAACTTCACAGTCAGGAGGCACCGCTGGGCGCCCACCAGTCGCAACGAGGATGTGAGGAGCCGTGTACTTCTTCCCATTGACCTCGATGGTGGGCTCCGGGTCGGAGGTGAACTTGCCGTAGCCACGGATGATGTCAATGCGAGCCTGTGGAGCAACAGCAGGGAGCCCAGGTACTGCATCAGTGCAGATGAACACAGGAAATAGACAGAAAGGCCTGCTTCCACGGCAGGCTCAGGGAATAAAAGCATCCACACCTTGGTTACGTTATTTTCATAGATCTCATTCAGGCGTCTCACATAAGCATCGCGCTTCTCCTTAATGGTTCTGGAAGAAGATGGAAGTTCATTGTCATTGCCGGCTAACGAAGCTACAGAGCTCAGCTGAAATACTCTCAGCACACGGCAAAGGAGATCCAAACTAAAATGGGTGTGAGTTGCACCGCAGGCAGGTGCCTTCCCCATGGGGCTGGCACCCAGCACCGCCCAGCCCGCTCCTCACCTCCAGTTAAACCTGACGCCAGGTATCTCGAAGCCATAGTCGGGATGGTCGTGGATGAGCTCTGCGTGCATGGCGGCGTTCCACATCACCTGCTCGCACAGAGCACGGCGCACTCAGTGCCCCGGTGCGGCAGGCTGCAGGATGAGCCCTTACACACAGTGGGCTCTTGTGGTTTAGGGAGAACTGCAAAGGCCGCGGGGACCCCGAGCTCTGCCGCGCTGAGCACCCACACACTGCGCGGCCGTGACCCCCCTTGGTGTGCGAGGCCATCCAGGCGGCTCCACCAGCTGACAGCACCGGGATGGCAGCTTGGCTGCGTGCAGGCCGCCCTTCCCGAGGCCGCCCCTGTGCCTGGGGCAGCCCGCGGGACGGGGAGCTGTGTGCCCCACGGAGGTGCGGTTGCGCCatgctctgcttcctccccGCTTCCTCCCCGCAGGCCGTGCCCTGACCTCAGCGCAGCTCCTGCCCGTCGCTCGGGGCCAAGCCCACGGCGTCGGACTCTGCGCCGGGGCTGGAACTGACCCGGGACAGCACGTTGCGAACgacaaaaaaaagcacactcACTTTTTTTGGCACGCACCCAACGTTGACCTATGGGGGAAGAAGAGCGAGCTGTGAGCGTAACGCGGATAAGGGGACAAGGGGACAAGGGGATGCTCCGGCAGCGCTGCACGCCGCGTCCCATTGCCCGGAGCCGGCGGCGCGGGCAGCCCGGTGCCCGGCACAGCCCATGCGGGGGGTGCCGCGTCCCTCGCGCCGTGTCCCAGCTCCGCTTCCTCGGTGCTGAGCGCGGCAGGTCGGCGGTGCTCCCGGTCCGCGGGGCAGGATCCGCCGAGCGCTCCGTCTGCGGCCGCGTTCTGGCACCGTGGGTCGGGCGGCCGCTGGGCGAAGGGAAGCGCACGGCCGCCGCTCGTCCGCAGCGAGGCGCTGGGCTGCAGAGCCGTTtcgccgcccgccgccgcaGCTCTCCCCGCCGCCCGCGTCCCGCCGCCCCGGCCCGACTCACGCAGGTGCCGCCGAGGCGCCGCGGCTCCACCAGTGCGACGCGGGCCCCCATCTCTGCCGCCCGGCGCGCCCCCGCCAGCCCGCCGGACCCGCcgcccagcaccagcagctcgTACGCGGCCGCCGCCatggctcagccccagcccGCCCGGCACCGCCCCGGCCCGCCCCCGAGAGCGCAGCACCACGGCTCGGGCTGAGAAGGGCGTTTATTGTTCAGGTACAGCGAGTGGGACAAGCGCGGCCGTGACAAGTACGCGAAGGCGGGAACAACACAGGACGGGAATCGAGCTAAAAAGGGAACGCTTTATTCCGTGTTATGACAACGTACTCCCAAAAGCAGGAATCGCTTCCCTTCTCCTAGAAGCGCGGAAGGGCgggggctggaaggggccttaaGGCCATCCGACCCCTGCCGGGGGCAGGGCCCTCCCCTCGGCCGGGCCGCCCTGGGCCCCAGGCAGCCCATCCCGCTCCACTTGAGGCGCTCATCTTTCAGTAAAATCAAGAGTGGTGGGGTAAAGAAGTTAGTGTGCATTTCCCTTAGAAATGAACTCCAAAACGCTAAGTCATGCCAGTTAACCACTAGAACTAAAAATTGACAAATAAGCGTAAAAGGAGATGGAAGCGTTAGAGTTACCTTGTCCTCTGAacagtccagaaaaaaaaacaacaacaaaaaataatgactACAATACAGCAGGCAAACTGACTGTCGGACTGATTGGTATAGGATACATAGTGTCGTAAGGAATTCAGTCTCAGGTTGTGCTGAACGCTCTTCGTCCTCAATATGGCACGTTTTGGTCCATGATGGGGATTATAAGTAGAGACGAACCCCGATTTCTTACAGAAACATGTAAATATTGTTGCTCTTTAAAACGCCAGGTGTACTTCCTTCTAAAAGGTTACGAGAGGTTTATAGGAAGTAGTCTGGGGTACGACGGGTAACATGAGGCTCTCCACGACGAGGTGCTGGGTCAAACTGAAGGCTGcgggaaagaaaaaagggtcATTAGTCCTCCATGCGAGGCAGTTTCCAATACAGCAGTTAGGCAGGAGGAGAACAGCTCAAAGCACATTACTCacaaggaatattttaaagtgtCATCTAGTTCCATGATAGCAGCCTGGTTCCCACAGCGGTAACAGTAATTGGGCGCACTGAAAATGGTCACCACATTTCGGTCGTGGCACCAGTTATAGCCCTGCcgggaagaagagaaaagaggtCTCTGTTAAACCTCAGCCCTCAGTCCGTCTGAATTTCCTCTTCCAGCCTCAAACAACAACTCAAGCCAGCTGTGAAACAGAAGGTTTCTTCCAGGTAGTTCCACTTTCAGAAGGCACTCTACAGCGTCAGCAAGTGGCGTTTACAAGCAGTGCTTACCCAGCAACAATAATTGAAGCCATTCTACACAGAGACCAGCTATTTGCACTGGTCTGTTTGCAAACTGTGGAtcacaggagaaggaaaactaGAGATCTCAGGTAGACCCTCAGCCTTCATTCACCACAAATGAGAATCTGCCAGTTCACCTGGAAGGGCATTCTGACACACGCTGCTACTAACGAGACCTGCCGGAACTCCATGTAAAAATAAGTCTGCTCCACTGACCCACTAGGCAGTTTTCCATCAAGACAAACAAGAATAGACCATCAGTAGCCAAACTTAGGGCTTAATCCCTGTCACATCTGACCACTGCGTACTATAGGGCAGCCTGTTTAATGGAGCACATAAGAAGATTATTACTTCAACAAACAGGGCATGGCAGGGTCTCTTTGGCAATGTACTTCTCTACAGAGCAGGTCAAAGCACATCCTTTTACATCGCTTGTTGTTTTCACACGATTAAAATCCCTTTCAGGAACTTACCTGCTTAGCCTTTACGTGTCAGCTCATGCCAACACATTAGAAGGTCTAACAAAAGAGACAAGAATTGAcatctatcttttttttcctctctgcctgTTCAGCACGAAATGCTTGCCCTACCTCCATGACCAGTTGGTGAGCGCGGGAGACCAGTGTAAGACCATTGGCATGATTAAATGTCTCAGAAATGTCTTGCCCAAACGTGTAGCCGGCACCACGTGGAGATATGCCCCAGCCACCACGATCATCTGGATCCGACCACAACAGATCACACATTGGACCCTTGAAAGAAAGTGAGTATTCTTCATTAGCTTTCATTGTGCTTGCAAAGTAGTTATGAAAATATATCTTTACAAGTTTACAGTAAAAagcctgcattttcttttctgcataaGCCACATATGTTTATCTAACAACAGTTAGTTACTCCATGCATCAGTCGACATCCTTTCACAAGAAACGAATCCGCATACAGCTGAGGAGTCCCTGCAACCAGAGAACTCTGGCCACCTCCATCACACACTGCTTGCCATCCCACCTCACCTAACCAGAGCTGCAAAGACATGCACAGCAGATCCACGTTCTTCCTGACTCTCACAGCAGAATAAAGACCACATGGGAAAGTATGTATGCAAGTCCGAGGATACACAAAGGGATCATTAGTGCCAACCAACTTGTAATAAATTAATGCAAGGGAAATTATCCACCTGAAGTGACCTAAGTGAACTAATCAAAAGATTGATTGTTAATCTTCAGCGGTTCTTCTGGCAGGGTATTAAGCATGTAGTTTCCTCTCCTGAATTGTTGTTCATTGGATTTTACATATTCAGAAATACCCTGGTACATGTCTTTTAACATTCACCAGCAGCTTTTCTCACTGAGCTATTAAGAAACTAAAGGGCACTACGAACTGTCTGGTACTTGTCAAAGCCTTCTGCTGTCTCCCATCCACTGATCCAAACTACGTGGTAGGGATCATACACAGAGGTCCTCAGGAAATTTAGATCTCAGCAAACATATGCAGCATAAGACTGTGAAAACCCCagagcaacaaaaaaattaataccATCTATCTACAATCAGAACCCCACCAAGCAGCCTCCCTCCTAATGCTGGGGGCAATTCAAACAGCTTGTTTCAGAAATCTCAGGCAGACCTTGTCACTCTGTTCTTGCTCCTGTACCCCATACGTTTCAGGACAAgaagtttgttttcactgaggGATAATCAAGACCATCTGTAAGCCCCAACAactccagcagagcagagctatTTGTTAGCCTGGGAGCTCAAAAGGTGGTTTCTTCACTCCGACTGGCACtccccagctgctccttgtGGGACTCCTGCACATCGGCATCTCCTATGGGCACCTTCTAATTTTGTCAGGTCACCCAGAAGAGGGTAGCAGTGAACATGgtgaaaacacaaaaagtaCTGGCTGGGGTGGAGGGATAGTGACgcaacagctctgtgtgctggtggTTGGTTCACAAGGAAGTCTGCAGTGAGGCACTTTCCCTTGCCAATATGACTGAGTCAGCATGACGGtcaagaaaatctgtttctgtgaaTAACAGCTGTGAAAACCCCACAGCTCTCCTTTTGCAGATTGCTGTAATTGAAGCATATTGACTTGGGTGTGTTTTAATCAAATGagttttcatttgctgtagctCTTAACTGAGGCAATAATCTTCTGCGTAACAGTATGTCTCACAGTgcaaatgcatttctgcatgactgtgcatttacattttcaacAAGCATATCTGAATTGTAGTGCACCTAGTTTCCTGTTACctcatgtggaacttcctggAGGCGGTCCAGAGCCCTGATATGATCCAGTGTATCTATGGATGGAGAGAGGCCACCGTGGAGACAGAATATCTGTTGCAGAAAGAAGAGTGATCCATTGAATACATTTTTGCTACGGGAAGACTCATCTCAGAAATAGCTGtttctgcattattttgcaATTACAGTGGTCTACACTCACAGGGGAGAAACAAATTTTAACTGTCTCAGATGGAAATGAAACTGGAAGGCTGCACATTACACACTAATACTGAAGCAACAAACATGCTGTGCCTTCAGTATCACAGCGATATGTCAACTTACATGTGAAGTATCACAAGGGGATTCTCACCTGCTGAAGAGCCCTTTAAAATGACCAATACCCTGTTATTCCTTAGGCAGCAAATGCAGAGGCCTTGCTGCACCATCAACCTGTATTGATACTTCACCAAGTTCTTCCCAAAACCCACAGTAAACACAAAAAGCTTGTTTGAGACTGTTCATGTGTGGGTCAGGCGGCACAGACTGCATTatgttacaaaacaaagagtTTTCTTTATTCAAGGCAGGAAAGCTTACCTGGCCATCTACTAGAGCTGTAAGTGGAAGATAATCAAACAGATCTGTGAAATACTTCCAGACGTTGGCGTTGCCGTATTTCCGCAGGCATTCATCATAAAAGCCATACACTTGTGTAATTTGTCTGCTTTCATGATTTCCTCTCAGTATAGTAATGCGTTCTGGGTAGTGCACCtattgaccaaaaaaaaaaaaagggggggaggggggggggggggggggaaaagcaACTTTTCTTTAAGACAAGAACTGTAtaaaagaatggagaaatgCTACCTAGAAGCTTCACACAGCAGGCAAGCACTCGGGTCTATTATATAAAAACATGTGTACATTAACACATTCAAACGTACATCCACTGAGCTCAAGCCAACTGTAGTGTCAACAGGGGAACTATTCTTTCATATCCCctgaaaagcacagctttgccCATAGTCGTCATAACAAAGCTGTCCAGCCGTACCTTTAGCGCTACTAGTAGAGTCACCGTTTCCACCGAGTAGTAGCCTCTGTCCACGTAGTCTCCCATGAACAGGTAATTTGTGTCTGGAGACTTCCCACCGATTCTGAAGAGTTCCATAAGGTCGTGGAATTGGCCATGGACATCCCCACAGACGGTGACAGGGCAACGTACCTCCTGCACATTTGACTCTTTTGTAAGAATTTCCTTAGCctagcaagagaaaaaaacagaacaaagatgcAGGACGCTCCTCCACTGGCAGGAGCAGAAGTTACTCCACTGCGTCTGCACTTGAAATTCAGTTTCCCTCTAAGACAGAAGGATGACCACTAGAAAAAGAGCTTGTTGAATAAGCAAAGGCAAAGTGCATTGTACAGACAGTCGTGCAGTAAGACAAGTTTGGTACTGCAAAGCCTGGACGCACAGATTTTATTGTACCATGTATGACAAGAAACAACTTCAAAGAAGTAAATGGACAAGTGAATTCTTAACCTCTCCTGAAATTAAGGAGTGTGAATGTCAAGACTTGCTGTTGCATACGACTTCCATCCCTGATGGGGTTCATCCATGAAGCCTCTGctttttccagtcatttctgAAGTGCATACAGTGACTGCAAGtgctgttccagtgtttcattaGCATCACATGCAGATCTCATCTCCTTAAGCACAACTGACTTGTTTGTGTGAAGCATACTGGTCCATTCAATTGATAGATTTCTTGGTTCGGAAGAGCTCAGGCTGATTCATCTGACCTATGTAACTACAACAGCACTGGGGTTCCAGTCTGACTGCCAAAGCCAAGAGCCACTCAGCTCCATGGTACCTGGCAGCTTTGCCTCAAGAACCACAACTGTATCGCTGGCCATCTCACATCCTGTCAGCACCATTTCTGTGGGAGGCGTGCAAGAACAGGGTTTGGCAGCCTGTGGTCAGGGCAGCAACACCTGAAGAGACCACGCACAATGTCCAGGCAACTACTATGGTTTTTGAAGAACTTGGTTTGCCAGAGCAAGGGTAAAGCCATGAGGATCCACATGCCTTGCCTCCACTGGCAACATGGCAGCAGGGTCAAATCTCTCTCCTGCCGGCCCTGGCAGCTAATGTTCACCGTCTTCATCCTTTGGCATCCCTCGTGCTTCCTCTCCCCATCGCTGCACACCCAGGAACCACGCGTGCTATCCTAAAACCAGGATTTGACAGGAACAGATTTGTGCCATGGaaacagcactgcaagcagCGCATTTGCTCTGTATCTACAAAGCCACCTCATCGTCTGAGCAGAGCCGGTGCTAAGCAAGGCTGGTCGTGACGAAGCAACTCGCCTGGCAGAACAGCCGGGCACTGCTGTGGCACAAGATGAGCAGAGCCGCACTGCTCTGCCAAATGGCAATGAGCACAAGTGGCAGAGCATTGGgcagctggggcagctctgAAGGCACTGTGCCCTCAGATCGCATTGTGGTAAGAGACAGCTGTCAGGAACAGGAATCTCTCAGCTATTCCCAGGACATATGGGAACTATCAAATCCATCTCCTTTGCAGAGCGGAGGGTTTCTTCTTGCTGAAGTCAcgagggaaaaaaacacttgtaAACCTTACCTGTAGTAACCTGGCACAAACCTCCATACATGCGCAAGAGGCACTTTTCTAGCCCGGGGCACCTGCTTCCTGCCAAATCTCCAGTTCCCTTCCaagtttaatttaaattcttctGCAGCCATTATCAACTTCCTGGCCATAACTGACTGGCAACAACACAACTCCAGATGGAAGGAAGGCATTCCTGAATGTActcatctctttctctgcacCCAGCAGTTCCTATGCCAATTACAGCCACGTAATGTAGTAATGTAGCCTATCCGCATTACTTATTATGGCTGTCAAATATTATGGTTGTTTTTGCTGCCTCCAGTTCATCAGCTGATATAGaccagagctgctggcacatCTGATGCACAGGGAGAAACCACCGGCAGGCTCAGCCAGATTTGGACAGAAAGGACAAGGATCACCTGTGCAGAACAGTCTCTGGCAGGTGGTGATTTGGTTGCTCACCAAGTCCCTTTGCTTAGGGTGAATTAGGTCCCACCTACCACATGGTAAGAAGCTACTTAGTGAGGACACCCTCAGCAGGCTCTGCTGAGTGCATCTGTCCTCACATCTGAGTGTTCAGACACTTTGCTTCTCAcacactaggaaaaaaatcctacagCCCATTGGCTTGGCCAGTGCCCAGCGTGCCACCTACATGGTGTGTAACCTGAGGGATGTGACCCCGATTCTCAGAGACATCCTAAACATCGACTAAGTGACATGGAGTCCGCTTTGCAGTCCCAAATGGACTATAAACTGCTAAACACATGGCATCTGAGTGCAATGGCCCTGAGTTCTTCCTGCCTTTAAAAGCACCTACAGGACCCGTCAAGAGCTTCAGCCCTCAGAGGGTGATAGAAAATTCAGTCACAAAACACCTGCTCTGTGTGTTCTGACATATGTTGCACAAAACAAGAGACTGGGCTTCACTGTGAACTGGAGTTAACTGAACCACCAAAGGTGCTGGGTACTTTCTGCCTTACTGTATTATGCATTCTGCTCCTTTCTCAGCTGCATAAAAAGACAGGGACTTGGTGCTTCTGGGAGAAAGATGCAGGGCATGATACGGGTATTGTGCATACCCACCAGCATCCCAGTTCCATGCAGGCATCTTGGGAACACATACAGGTAAAGAAGCGTTCAAGAAACAGAGGACAGCTCCTTTTGTGCAGTAACACCTTAAATGCTCATGTCAAATGC
This region of Coturnix japonica isolate 7356 chromosome 4, Coturnix japonica 2.1, whole genome shotgun sequence genomic DNA includes:
- the PPP2CB gene encoding serine/threonine-protein phosphatase 2A catalytic subunit beta isoform produces the protein MEEKSFAKELDQWIEQLNECRQLSESQVRSLCEKAKEILTKESNVQEVRCPVTVCGDVHGQFHDLMELFRIGGKSPDTNYLFMGDYVDRGYYSVETVTLLVALKVHYPERITILRGNHESRQITQVYGFYDECLRKYGNANVWKYFTDLFDYLPLTALVDGQIFCLHGGLSPSIDTLDHIRALDRLQEVPHEGPMCDLLWSDPDDRGGWGISPRGAGYTFGQDISETFNHANGLTLVSRAHQLVMEGYNWCHDRNVVTIFSAPNYCYRCGNQAAIMELDDTLKYSFLQFDPAPRRGEPHVTRRTPDYFL